The following proteins come from a genomic window of Acinetobacter sp. SAAs474:
- the purT gene encoding formate-dependent phosphoribosylglycinamide formyltransferase, producing MIYMSVTIGTPLQSSAVKVLLLGAGELGKEVVISLQRLGVEVHVADRYDHAPAMQVAHYSYTLNMADATALRTLIEQIQPQLIVPEIEAIATEVLLDIEAENIATIIPSARAVNLTMNREGIRRLAAEELGLPTSAYRFANSLASFRAACDDIGYPNFVKPVMSSSGKGQSRVKSFAEVDAAWQYAQTGGRVNQGTVIVESQIDFDFEITLLTVRARHAITGEIQTAYCDPIGHRQEAGDYVESWQPQIMTATALAEAKRIAHKVTAALGGCGIFGVELFVKGDKVWFSEVSPRPHDTGLVTLASQFQSEFELHARAILGLPINTERHSTAASAVIYAGIDDQNLSFSALNLALEHPNTDLRLFGKPQGFERRRMGVVTARAETTEQARELARNAASLVKVQQN from the coding sequence ATGATTTACATGAGCGTAACTATTGGTACCCCACTACAATCTTCTGCAGTTAAAGTTTTACTTTTAGGTGCAGGTGAATTGGGTAAAGAAGTGGTCATTTCTTTACAACGATTAGGGGTAGAAGTACATGTAGCAGACCGTTATGATCATGCACCTGCTATGCAAGTGGCACATTATTCATATACGTTAAATATGGCAGATGCCACAGCACTCAGAACACTGATTGAACAGATTCAGCCTCAGCTGATTGTGCCTGAAATTGAAGCGATTGCGACAGAGGTATTACTGGATATCGAGGCAGAAAATATTGCCACCATTATTCCCTCTGCCCGTGCAGTCAACTTAACCATGAATCGTGAAGGCATCCGTCGCCTTGCTGCGGAAGAACTAGGGCTACCAACTTCAGCTTATCGTTTTGCCAACTCTCTCGCCTCTTTCCGTGCTGCATGTGACGATATTGGTTATCCAAATTTTGTAAAACCAGTCATGTCATCATCAGGAAAAGGGCAATCACGTGTCAAAAGCTTTGCCGAAGTCGATGCCGCTTGGCAATATGCGCAAACAGGTGGTCGAGTCAATCAGGGCACAGTGATCGTTGAATCTCAAATTGATTTTGATTTTGAAATCACCCTATTAACGGTACGTGCACGTCATGCAATCACTGGAGAAATTCAAACAGCCTATTGTGATCCAATTGGTCATCGCCAAGAAGCGGGTGACTATGTAGAAAGCTGGCAACCACAAATCATGACAGCGACTGCTTTAGCTGAGGCCAAGCGAATTGCACATAAAGTCACCGCAGCTTTAGGTGGATGCGGCATTTTTGGTGTAGAACTGTTTGTCAAAGGCGATAAAGTATGGTTTAGTGAAGTGTCACCTCGCCCACATGATACCGGCCTCGTGACACTTGCTTCTCAGTTCCAAAGTGAGTTTGAATTACACGCGAGAGCCATTTTAGGCTTACCGATTAATACCGAACGTCATAGCACTGCAGCCAGTGCAGTTATTTATGCCGGTATTGATGATCAAAACCTATCATTCTCAGCGTTAAATCTTGCTTTAGAACATCCAAATACAGATTTACGCCTATTTGGAAAGCCACAAGGTTTTGAACGTCGTCGTATGGGAGTTGTCACTGCTCGTGCAGAAACCACAGAACAAGCACGTGAATTAGCACGCAACGCTGCCAGTTTAGTCAAAGTTCAACAAAATTAA
- the glnD gene encoding [protein-PII] uridylyltransferase, translating to MINTPSLLNYAENNHDIQAINAWRSDIEDQLQAYFDQGVSIREIILTRSSIIDEALEFIWQHSGLDQTNLSLFAVGGYGRREMLPYSDVDLLILSDHEITPQEEQLISTFISSLWDVGNFKPGISVRSIQDCIHQATNDLTVATSLIEARLITGNRQLAKWPRQIVSQTWTDKTFFDAKMEEQTKRHHQHNNTESNLEPDIKNAPGGIRDINQIGWIAKRHFRVNRIYDLVHLGFISEFELSVLEEAESFLWEIRHYLHRLTKRDENRLLFDYQRDIAAHFGYTRQENQSPNYPIEQFMKRYYRTAQQVSTLNEMLLAYFNESVITPRLPNYERHIEEINSNFKLVDGKLAVQHHKVFAENPSAILEIFYLFANRPEIIGIRARTLRLLTLAAKRIDQDFRNNPVNQALFMQIIRSPQRLYDTLVTMKRYGVLGNYIPAFGQIMGLMQYDLFHIYTVDAHTLLLIRNLNRFKEPEFAKDFPVVSSVFQRLARRDIVYLAAIFHDIAKGRGGDHSELGASDAIEFCRKHGFTERECNLVAWLVQNHLQMSVTAQKKDISDPDIVKDCAEKMGDMEHLDYLYTLTVADINATNPTLWNTWRASLMRQLYTHARDIIRSGLGRPVDYQMLIEDTKFAASEMLVDEFSLDEVEKVWQELGDDYFLKETADEIAWHTRAILKHGDNSAPLVMMRAQRKFAQDAVQIFIYTQDQPNLFATTVAVLDRMNLDVQDARIITAEKAFSLDTYVVLDRFGTLVTDPEREQTVIDALVKALSQSDQYPGLMQRRIPRQLRHFDIENKVEISLNAALKQNMVEISTLDHPGLLAKVGGLFMIQGLDIHSARIATLGERAEDIFYVTKKDGLPMSDIEADRFASQLKSALDEASNQVCSQH from the coding sequence ATGATCAATACGCCTTCATTATTGAATTACGCAGAAAATAACCATGATATTCAAGCCATTAATGCATGGCGATCAGATATCGAAGATCAACTTCAAGCGTATTTCGATCAGGGCGTATCGATTCGTGAAATTATTCTCACCCGCTCCAGCATCATTGATGAAGCGCTTGAGTTTATTTGGCAACATTCGGGACTCGATCAAACCAATTTAAGTCTTTTTGCTGTTGGTGGCTATGGACGTCGAGAAATGCTGCCCTACTCTGATGTTGATTTATTGATTTTATCGGATCATGAAATTACACCACAAGAGGAACAACTGATTTCAACCTTTATCTCCTCATTGTGGGATGTTGGTAATTTTAAACCAGGAATCAGTGTACGCAGTATTCAAGACTGTATTCATCAAGCGACCAATGACTTAACTGTTGCGACATCACTGATTGAAGCACGCCTAATTACGGGTAACCGTCAACTGGCTAAATGGCCTCGACAAATTGTTTCCCAAACTTGGACAGATAAGACATTTTTTGATGCCAAAATGGAAGAGCAAACCAAACGTCATCATCAACATAATAATACTGAAAGTAATTTAGAGCCCGATATTAAAAACGCACCGGGCGGTATTCGTGATATCAATCAAATTGGTTGGATTGCTAAACGGCATTTCCGTGTCAACCGTATTTATGACTTAGTCCATCTGGGTTTTATTTCAGAATTTGAATTGAGCGTACTTGAAGAAGCAGAAAGTTTCCTGTGGGAAATTCGTCATTATTTACATCGCTTAACCAAGCGCGATGAAAATCGTTTACTGTTTGATTACCAGCGCGATATTGCAGCACATTTTGGTTACACTCGCCAAGAAAATCAATCGCCAAACTATCCAATTGAACAGTTTATGAAGCGTTATTATCGTACGGCTCAACAAGTTTCCACCCTCAATGAAATGTTGCTGGCCTATTTTAATGAGTCTGTCATCACACCACGATTACCCAACTATGAACGCCATATTGAAGAAATCAACAGCAACTTCAAACTGGTCGATGGCAAATTAGCAGTACAACACCATAAAGTATTTGCAGAAAATCCAAGTGCAATCCTTGAAATTTTCTATTTATTTGCCAATCGTCCAGAAATCATTGGGATTCGGGCCAGAACATTACGTTTATTAACACTTGCCGCAAAACGTATTGATCAAGATTTCAGAAACAATCCTGTCAACCAAGCCCTGTTCATGCAAATCATTCGATCACCGCAACGACTCTATGATACATTGGTGACGATGAAACGCTATGGTGTATTAGGCAATTATATTCCTGCTTTTGGTCAAATTATGGGGCTGATGCAATATGATTTATTCCATATTTATACTGTAGATGCACATACACTATTGTTAATTCGCAACTTAAATCGCTTTAAAGAACCTGAGTTTGCTAAAGACTTCCCTGTTGTAAGCTCTGTATTCCAACGTCTTGCCCGTCGCGATATTGTTTATTTAGCAGCAATTTTCCACGATATTGCCAAAGGTCGTGGAGGTGATCATAGTGAACTCGGTGCCTCTGATGCCATAGAATTCTGTCGGAAACATGGTTTTACCGAACGTGAATGCAACCTCGTGGCATGGCTGGTACAAAACCATTTGCAAATGTCTGTGACTGCACAGAAAAAAGATATTTCCGATCCAGATATTGTTAAGGATTGTGCAGAAAAGATGGGCGATATGGAGCATCTTGACTATCTTTATACTTTAACCGTTGCAGATATTAATGCCACCAATCCTACACTTTGGAATACTTGGCGCGCATCCTTGATGCGCCAACTGTATACCCATGCCCGTGATATTATCCGCTCAGGTTTAGGCCGGCCTGTGGATTATCAAATGCTGATTGAAGACACCAAATTTGCAGCCAGTGAAATGCTGGTTGATGAATTTTCTTTGGATGAAGTCGAAAAAGTCTGGCAAGAACTAGGAGATGATTATTTCCTTAAAGAAACGGCCGATGAAATTGCATGGCATACTCGTGCCATATTAAAGCATGGCGATAATTCAGCACCGTTGGTCATGATGCGCGCGCAACGTAAATTTGCACAAGATGCCGTACAAATCTTTATTTATACCCAAGATCAACCCAACTTATTTGCCACCACGGTTGCTGTTTTAGATCGTATGAATCTAGATGTTCAGGATGCTCGGATTATTACCGCAGAAAAAGCATTTAGTTTAGATACCTATGTTGTACTGGACCGCTTTGGCACCTTGGTCACCGATCCAGAACGCGAACAAACAGTCATTGATGCGCTGGTCAAGGCACTCAGTCAATCAGATCAATATCCTGGTTTAATGCAACGACGCATTCCACGACAATTACGCCATTTCGATATTGAAAATAAAGTTGAAATTAGCTTAAATGCAGCTCTCAAGCAGAATATGGTAGAAATTTCTACATTAGATCATCCAGGCTTACTGGCCAAAGTTGGTGGCTTGTTTATGATACAAGGCTTAGATATTCATTCTGCAAGAATTGCGACGCTTGGCGAACGTGCAGAAGATATTTTCTATGTCACCAAAAAAGATGGCCTACCCATGAGCGATATAGAAGCAGATCGCTTTGCAAGCCAGCTTAAATCTGCCTTAGATGAAGCCTCCAATCAAGTCTGTAGCCAACATTAA
- the dapC gene encoding succinyldiaminopimelate transaminase → MNSSLSLLHPYPFEKLNQLFQNVTPANLPLIPLSIGEPKHPAPDFVKQAIIDNFQHLSTYPNSKGLVELRESIASWLSTRFKLKQISAEQQILPVSGTREAIFSFVQALIKREDTPYVVMPNPFYQIYEGATLLAGGQPYFINCTADNDYLGDFDAVPAEVWEKTALLFVCTPGNPTGAVLSKEQFKKLIALSDQYNFVIASDECYSELWFDQAPVGLLEVCAELGRHDYKNCIVFHSLSKRSNLPGMRSGFVAGDAALLKPYLQYRTYHGAAMPVQHQLASIAAWNDEAHVEENRRLYRAKFELFQNELGHLLALKKPDAGFYYWLQVDNDEAFASMLMEKAHIKVLPGRYLSRDTLHGNPGENHVRMALVADIEQCEQVIQRLKNIL, encoded by the coding sequence ATGAATTCCAGTTTGTCTTTATTGCATCCTTATCCATTTGAAAAGCTGAATCAACTTTTCCAAAATGTAACACCTGCAAATTTACCCTTGATTCCATTGTCTATTGGTGAACCTAAACATCCAGCACCAGACTTTGTCAAACAAGCAATTATTGACAACTTTCAGCATCTTTCTACCTACCCTAACAGTAAAGGGCTAGTAGAACTACGTGAAAGCATTGCAAGCTGGCTCAGCACACGTTTTAAGCTCAAGCAAATTAGTGCAGAACAACAGATTTTACCCGTTTCTGGAACACGTGAAGCTATTTTTTCTTTTGTGCAAGCGTTGATTAAACGGGAAGATACGCCTTATGTGGTGATGCCAAATCCATTTTATCAAATTTATGAAGGTGCAACATTACTTGCTGGTGGTCAGCCTTATTTCATCAATTGTACAGCAGACAATGATTACCTCGGTGATTTTGATGCTGTACCTGCTGAAGTATGGGAAAAAACAGCTTTACTCTTTGTCTGTACACCAGGCAATCCGACTGGCGCAGTGCTCAGTAAAGAACAATTTAAGAAACTGATTGCATTATCAGATCAATACAATTTTGTGATTGCCTCAGATGAATGCTATTCGGAGCTTTGGTTTGATCAAGCACCCGTTGGGCTACTTGAAGTGTGTGCTGAACTAGGCCGCCATGATTATAAAAACTGTATTGTCTTTCACTCACTTTCCAAACGCTCCAATCTACCAGGCATGCGCTCTGGCTTTGTAGCAGGCGATGCTGCATTATTAAAACCTTATTTGCAATATCGTACCTATCATGGTGCAGCAATGCCTGTCCAACATCAATTGGCCTCCATTGCAGCATGGAATGATGAAGCGCATGTCGAAGAGAATCGTCGACTCTATCGTGCTAAATTTGAACTATTCCAAAATGAACTCGGACACTTATTAGCATTAAAAAAACCTGATGCAGGTTTCTACTATTGGCTACAAGTCGACAATGATGAAGCCTTTGCCAGTATGCTCATGGAAAAAGCCCATATTAAAGTGCTACCAGGCCGATATTTATCCCGAGACACCTTACATGGCAATCCAGGAGAAAATCATGTCCGCATGGCACTGGTTGCTGACATTGAACAATGTGAGCAAGTCATTCAACGTTTAAAGAATATCCTGTAA
- a CDS encoding glutathione peroxidase, translating into MSKIYQFEAELLDGSVKSFQDYEGQVLLIVNTASKCGFTPQFSGLEKLYEKYKDQGFEILGFPCNQFGGQDPGSNEEIATFCQKNYGVSFTMFAKVDVKGSEAHAIFRYLTNNSKGVLGNGIKWNFTKFLIGRDGQVLHRYAPTTKPDALATDIEAALAAK; encoded by the coding sequence ATGAGTAAAATTTATCAATTTGAAGCAGAGTTACTCGATGGAAGTGTTAAATCATTTCAGGATTATGAAGGCCAAGTATTATTGATTGTGAATACTGCAAGTAAATGTGGTTTTACGCCCCAGTTTTCTGGTCTTGAAAAGCTCTATGAAAAATATAAAGATCAAGGATTTGAAATTCTAGGTTTTCCATGTAACCAGTTTGGTGGGCAGGATCCGGGATCAAATGAAGAAATTGCGACTTTCTGTCAAAAGAACTACGGTGTTTCTTTTACCATGTTTGCGAAAGTGGATGTAAAGGGATCTGAAGCACATGCCATTTTTCGTTATTTAACCAATAATAGCAAAGGTGTGTTGGGTAATGGGATTAAATGGAACTTTACCAAGTTTTTAATTGGGCGCGATGGACAAGTGTTGCATCGTTATGCACCAACTACTAAACCCGATGCCTTAGCGACAGATATTGAGGCTGCATTAGCGGCGAAATAA
- the msrB gene encoding peptide-methionine (R)-S-oxide reductase MsrB → MGKLNKTDREWQRELSPEEFRITRQKGTEPPFTGKYWNTQQQGTYYCRCCGAELFSSETKYDSGCGWPSFYKPLNSGVVEEHQDLSHGMERTEVVCHHCDAHLGHVFPDGPEPTGLRYCINSASLDLKTQKKSDEETYP, encoded by the coding sequence ATGGGAAAACTCAATAAAACAGACAGAGAATGGCAAAGAGAGTTATCACCAGAGGAATTTCGTATTACACGCCAAAAGGGAACTGAGCCACCATTTACTGGAAAATATTGGAATACGCAGCAGCAAGGGACCTATTATTGCCGTTGTTGTGGTGCAGAATTATTTTCATCCGAAACCAAATATGACAGTGGTTGTGGCTGGCCAAGTTTTTATAAGCCATTAAATTCTGGTGTGGTAGAAGAACATCAAGACTTGTCACATGGCATGGAGCGGACAGAAGTGGTTTGTCATCATTGTGATGCACATCTCGGCCATGTCTTTCCAGATGGTCCGGAGCCAACGGGTTTACGTTATTGTATTAATTCTGCGTCATTGGATTTAAAAACACAGAAAAAGAGTGATGAGGAAACTTATCCATGA
- a CDS encoding pyridoxal phosphate-dependent aminotransferase → MSVIGNTTKREIKKSSKLEHVCYDIRGPVLRAANEMEEAGHKIIKLNIGNPAPFGFEAPQEIINDIALNLPNAVGYTDSKGIFPARKAICQYYQQKGILNMHVNDVYIGNGVSELIVMAMQGLLDDGDEMLIPMPDYPLWTAAVNLSGGTAIHYKCDEENSWYPDIADMESKITPNTRGIVIINPNNPTGSVYPRHVLEQIVVLAKKYDLILFADEIYDKIVYDGIEHVAVAALAGDHLCVSFNGLSKAYRIAGYRSGWMAITGNKSRAADYIEGLDMLASMRLCANHQAQYAIQTALGGYQSINDLIRPGGRLYEQRNIAWQMLNDIPGVSCVKPEGAMYCFPRLDPNIYHIEDDEKLMLDFLKAEKVLLVQGTGFNWPTPDHFRVVFLPAENELREALKRLSRFLAKMR, encoded by the coding sequence ATGTCCGTTATAGGTAACACTACAAAACGCGAAATTAAAAAATCATCTAAACTCGAGCATGTATGCTACGACATTCGCGGACCTGTGTTACGAGCGGCCAATGAGATGGAAGAAGCCGGTCATAAAATTATTAAGCTCAACATTGGTAATCCGGCCCCCTTCGGTTTTGAGGCACCTCAAGAAATTATTAATGATATCGCGCTTAATCTGCCGAATGCTGTTGGTTATACCGACTCAAAAGGCATTTTCCCTGCGCGTAAGGCGATTTGTCAGTATTATCAACAAAAAGGTATTCTCAATATGCATGTCAATGATGTGTATATTGGTAATGGTGTCTCCGAACTGATTGTTATGGCAATGCAAGGTCTATTAGATGATGGCGATGAAATGCTTATCCCGATGCCAGACTATCCACTATGGACAGCCGCGGTTAATTTATCTGGTGGTACCGCTATTCATTATAAATGTGATGAAGAAAATAGCTGGTATCCAGATATTGCCGATATGGAAAGCAAAATCACTCCAAATACACGTGGTATTGTGATTATCAACCCCAATAATCCAACAGGCTCTGTCTATCCTCGTCATGTTTTAGAACAAATTGTCGTACTAGCAAAAAAATATGATCTGATTTTATTTGCAGATGAAATTTATGACAAAATCGTCTACGACGGTATTGAGCATGTTGCTGTAGCTGCATTAGCGGGTGACCACCTCTGTGTCTCCTTTAATGGGTTATCAAAAGCCTATCGTATTGCTGGCTATCGTTCTGGTTGGATGGCAATTACAGGCAATAAATCGCGTGCTGCAGATTATATTGAAGGCCTAGACATGCTTGCTTCAATGCGTCTATGTGCCAATCACCAAGCACAATATGCCATTCAAACCGCACTCGGTGGTTATCAGTCGATTAATGATTTGATTCGCCCAGGTGGTCGTTTATATGAGCAACGTAATATTGCATGGCAAATGCTCAACGACATTCCTGGCGTAAGCTGTGTCAAGCCTGAAGGTGCAATGTACTGTTTTCCACGTCTAGATCCAAATATTTATCATATCGAAGATGATGAAAAACTCATGCTAGATTTTCTAAAAGCAGAAAAAGTATTATTGGTACAAGGCACTGGATTCAATTGGCCGACACCTGATCATTTCCGTGTGGTATTTTTACCAGCAGAAAATGAGTTACGCGAAGCACTAAAACGTTTAAGTCGTTTCTTGGCTAAAATGCGTTAA
- the gloB gene encoding hydroxyacylglutathione hydrolase produces MRFKIHYIDVKNQLQNYIWLLEDSHSNEVIAIDPTEADLVTAFCHQHHLKLSQIWLTHWHKDHIGGVPKLIQNQNIPVYGPRLELSKIPFITHPLQNHDHLHFNELQIEVMAIPGHTLGHIAYFIEELDAVFCGDTLFAMGCGRVFEGTFEQMYQSLNRLAALPPQTKVYCTHEYTLANAKFALSIEPDNLELQTRYAQVEALRLLNQITLPSTIEEELQTNPFLRANDLNDFQRLRELKDHF; encoded by the coding sequence ATGCGTTTTAAAATTCATTATATTGATGTTAAAAATCAATTACAGAACTATATTTGGCTACTAGAAGATTCACACAGCAATGAGGTCATTGCGATTGATCCGACCGAAGCAGATTTGGTCACAGCCTTTTGTCATCAACATCATCTTAAACTCAGTCAAATTTGGCTCACCCATTGGCATAAAGATCATATTGGAGGTGTACCTAAACTGATTCAGAATCAAAATATTCCAGTCTATGGGCCACGACTCGAATTAAGTAAAATTCCTTTTATTACTCATCCGCTACAAAATCACGATCATCTACATTTTAATGAGCTTCAAATTGAAGTCATGGCGATCCCAGGTCACACTTTAGGACATATTGCCTATTTTATTGAGGAACTTGATGCCGTATTCTGTGGTGATACCTTATTTGCTATGGGCTGTGGACGTGTTTTTGAAGGTACATTTGAGCAAATGTATCAATCACTTAACCGACTAGCTGCATTACCCCCACAAACCAAAGTGTACTGTACACATGAATACACGCTAGCCAATGCCAAATTTGCTTTAAGTATAGAACCCGATAATCTTGAGCTTCAAACACGTTATGCTCAAGTTGAAGCCTTACGACTACTCAATCAAATCACCCTCCCCAGTACCATTGAAGAAGAATTACAAACCAATCCATTTTTACGTGCTAATGATCTAAATGATTTCCAACGACTCAGAGAATTAAAAGATCATTTTTAA
- a CDS encoding serine/threonine protein kinase, whose product MQILNSFQFKPINIRTEYLQLKSTAQSLAYGRFLYEYQDQGQHYWLKCQAAGHPQYQLGFQRELDFYQSVVDEHLAEIVLPYAICQFTAVDSAMVADCDCLITPHSQPLFQHSPDDLSFDELIHQLLQILAVLERLHQQGWIHGDLKKEHFVFALGRVKLFDFEHCVNVNQTQQGHLTATPRYMAPELFRHAAKSYASDVYALGIILLEWLTQQRLVAKSYQQWAILHCQSLIIELPARFQCLYGILSAMLQKDPLRRTVDFSVLKKRLILDIV is encoded by the coding sequence ATGCAAATTCTGAATTCATTCCAATTTAAACCGATAAACATTCGAACCGAGTATTTACAGCTTAAAAGTACGGCTCAAAGCTTGGCATATGGCCGTTTTTTGTATGAATATCAAGATCAAGGGCAGCATTATTGGCTGAAATGCCAAGCTGCTGGCCATCCGCAATATCAACTGGGTTTTCAACGTGAATTAGATTTTTATCAGTCTGTAGTTGATGAGCATTTGGCTGAGATTGTATTGCCGTATGCGATTTGTCAGTTTACTGCAGTGGATTCAGCCATGGTTGCAGATTGTGATTGCTTGATCACTCCACATAGTCAACCTTTATTTCAGCATAGTCCAGACGATTTATCCTTTGATGAATTGATTCATCAGTTATTACAAATTTTAGCGGTACTAGAGCGGTTACATCAGCAGGGCTGGATTCATGGTGATTTAAAGAAAGAGCATTTTGTTTTCGCACTGGGGCGCGTTAAATTATTTGATTTTGAACATTGTGTTAACGTCAATCAAACACAGCAGGGGCATTTAACAGCAACGCCGCGCTATATGGCACCAGAATTATTTCGACATGCAGCAAAAAGCTATGCCAGTGATGTCTATGCTTTAGGGATTATTTTATTGGAGTGGTTGACGCAACAGCGTTTAGTTGCCAAAAGTTATCAACAATGGGCGATATTGCATTGTCAATCTTTAATTATTGAACTTCCTGCTAGGTTTCAATGTCTATATGGTATTTTATCTGCGATGCTGCAGAAAGATCCGCTACGTCGCACAGTTGACTTTTCGGTATTAAAAAAGCGCTTAATCCTTGATATTGTATAA
- a CDS encoding DUF3336 domain-containing protein, with amino-acid sequence MLLKDLTKDVNPYKARSLKSLKNQIKNAQSYEEWKALALKIDEISGAIAWKYDNASPYFDAAVISYRLNLLRRYRHEKRALDLIHLLHEGLTYDVANIAHPMLFTQSFTGTKKIIEDYITQVSECLAFIASDQCGTISLEQKIKFFQDSQAAYGQPAIMFSGGATLGLFHTGVCKALYEQDLMPKVLSGSSAGAIMAAMLGVSKPSEIESILNGERFLGEAFHFRDWRTILKDNGGLADVKFLKRFLKQNLGDLTFKEAYERSGLHINVAVAPYDASQEARIMNKLTSPDLLVWSAVLASCAVPILFPPVKLTSKRYDGRYTPYMANTKWVDGSVRSDFPQEMMARLYNINYTIASQVNPHIIPFMQSDEERYKRGVLSWPERIIRRQGVVISKGILDFAREQFEGISPVRRVLDQGYGVIDQRYYGDVNIIGDFDLKHYRYMLQNPKHDVFKVLQHEGEKATWPKISSIEAHARVGKTIHHCLELLKYQQNKVLHANSEFIPI; translated from the coding sequence ATGTTATTAAAGGATTTGACGAAAGACGTTAATCCCTATAAGGCAAGGTCATTAAAATCACTTAAAAATCAAATAAAAAATGCACAAAGCTATGAAGAATGGAAGGCTTTAGCACTGAAGATAGATGAGATTTCTGGTGCAATTGCATGGAAGTATGATAATGCTTCTCCTTATTTTGATGCAGCCGTGATTTCTTATCGCCTCAATCTGTTACGTCGTTATCGTCATGAAAAGCGCGCATTGGATTTGATCCATTTGCTGCATGAGGGATTAACTTATGATGTGGCCAATATTGCGCATCCTATGTTATTTACTCAAAGCTTTACTGGCACCAAAAAAATTATTGAAGATTATATTACACAGGTGAGTGAATGTTTGGCATTTATTGCCTCAGATCAATGTGGCACGATTAGCCTTGAACAAAAAATTAAATTTTTTCAGGATAGTCAAGCCGCATATGGACAGCCAGCGATTATGTTTTCGGGTGGTGCGACTTTAGGATTGTTTCATACAGGTGTTTGTAAGGCATTGTATGAGCAGGATTTGATGCCTAAAGTCCTTTCTGGTTCAAGCGCTGGCGCTATTATGGCTGCAATGCTAGGTGTATCCAAGCCCTCGGAGATTGAGTCGATTCTGAATGGTGAGCGTTTTTTAGGAGAGGCATTTCATTTTCGTGATTGGCGTACGATTTTAAAAGACAATGGTGGCTTGGCAGATGTTAAATTTTTAAAACGGTTTTTAAAGCAAAACTTGGGTGATTTAACATTTAAGGAAGCATACGAACGTTCTGGACTACATATTAATGTTGCTGTTGCGCCTTATGATGCGTCGCAAGAAGCCAGAATCATGAATAAGCTGACTTCTCCAGATTTATTGGTCTGGAGTGCTGTGTTGGCATCTTGTGCTGTACCTATTCTTTTTCCTCCTGTTAAGCTGACCAGTAAACGTTATGATGGACGTTATACACCTTATATGGCCAATACCAAATGGGTAGATGGTAGTGTACGCAGTGATTTTCCACAAGAAATGATGGCACGTTTATATAATATCAACTATACCATTGCCTCACAGGTCAATCCGCATATTATTCCATTTATGCAGTCAGATGAGGAGCGTTATAAAAGAGGGGTGTTAAGTTGGCCTGAGCGCATTATTCGTCGACAAGGGGTAGTCATTTCGAAAGGTATTCTTGATTTTGCACGCGAACAATTTGAAGGAATTTCACCTGTACGCCGCGTTTTAGATCAAGGATATGGTGTGATTGATCAACGTTATTATGGTGATGTCAATATTATTGGTGATTTTGATTTAAAACATTATCGCTATATGCTGCAAAATCCTAAACATGATGTATTTAAAGTCTTGCAACATGAAGGTGAAAAGGCAACATGGCCAAAAATTTCATCCATAGAAGCGCATGCTCGTGTGGGTAAAACCATTCATCATTGTCTAGAGTTATTGAAGTATCAACAAAATAAAGTGTTACATGCAAATTCTGAATTCATTCCAATTTAA